A region of Mauremys mutica isolate MM-2020 ecotype Southern chromosome 2, ASM2049712v1, whole genome shotgun sequence DNA encodes the following proteins:
- the PLAG1 gene encoding zinc finger protein PLAG1 isoform X1: MATVIPGDLSEVRDTQKVPSGKRKRGETKPRKNFPCQLCDKAFNSVEKLKVHSYSHTGERPYKCTQQDCTKAFVSKYKLLRHMATHSPEKTHKCNYCEKMFHRKDHLKNHLHTHNPNKEAFKCEECGKNYNTKLGFKRHLALHAATSGDLTCKVCLQTFESTGVLLEHLKTHAGKSSGGVKEKKHQCEHCDRRFYTRKDVRRHMVVHTGRKDFLCQYCAQRFGRKDHLTRHMKKSHNQELLKVKTEPMDLLDPFTCNVSVPIKDELLPVMSLPSSELTSKPFTNTLQLNLYNTQIQSMQSSASAHQMVTTSLPLGMPCPIDMESVHPSHQLSLKYPLSSTSYAISMPEKEQPLKGEIESYLMELQSGIPSSSQDSQASSSKLGLDPQVGPLDDGSGEVSLSKSSVSISEPLNTQPLDFSQLFSFIPVNGPPYNPSVSVGNLGMSYTQEEAHSSMAQLPPQTQDPHDPSNSIGLGSLHSLSAAFASSLSTTTTLPRFHQAFQ; encoded by the exons ATGGCCACTGTCATCCCTGGTGATTTGTCAGAAGTAAGAGATACCCAGAAAGTCCCTTCAGGGAAACGTAAGCGTGGTGAAACCAAACCAAGAAAAAACTTTCCTTGCCAACTGTGTGACAAGGCCTTTAACAGTGTTGAGAAATTAAAGGTTCACTCATActctcacacaggagagaggccctacaaGTGCACACAACAAGACTGCACCAAGGCCTTTGTTTCTAAGTACAAATTACTAAG GCATATGGCTACTCATTCTCCTGAGAAAACCCACAAGTGTAATTATTGTGAGAAAATGTTTCACCGAAAAGATCACCTAAAGAATCACCTACATACACACAATCCCAACAAAGAGGCCTTTAAGTGTGAAGAATGTGGAAAGAACTACAATACCAAGCTTGGGTTTAAGCGTCACCTGGCTTTGCATGCTGCAACAAGCGGTGACCTCACCTGTAAGGTATGTTTGCAGACATTTGAAAGCACGGGAGTGCTGCTGGAGCACCTAAAAACTCATGCAGGCAAGTCATCGGGTGGAGTAAAGGAGaaaaagcaccagtgtgaacacTGTGATCGTCGGTTCTACACCCGAAAGGATGTCCGTAGACACATGGTAGTGCACACTGGAAGAAAGGACTTCCTCTGTCAGTATTGTGCACAGAGATTCGGGCGGAAAGATCACCTAACACGCCATATGAAGAAAAGTCACAACCAAGAACTTTTGAAGGTCAAAACAGAGCCAATGGACCTTCTAGATCCCTTTACCTGCAATGTTTCTGTGCCTATAAAGGATGAGCTGCTTCCAGTGATGTCTTTACCTTCCAGTGAGCTGACATCAAAGCCATTTACAAACACTTTGCAATTGAATCTCTACAACACTCAAATTCAGTCCATGCAGAGTTCTGCGTCTGCACACCAAATGGTCACCACATCATTACCCTTGGGAATGCCTTGTCCAATAGATATGGAGTCTGTCCACCCATCTCACCAGCTATCTTTGAAATATCCACTCAGTTCTACCTCATATGCAATTTCTATGCCTGAAAAAGAACAGCCATTGAAAGGGGAAATTGAAAGTTACTTAATGGAGTTGCAAAGTGGTATACCTTCTTCATCCCAGGATTCTCAAGCATCTTCATCTAAATTAGGGTTGGATCCTCAAGTAGGGCCACTAGATGATGGATCTGGGGAGGTTTCCCTTTCTAAAAGCTCTGTTTCCATTAGTGAACCTCTAAATACCCAACCGTTGGACTTTTCTCAGTTGTTCAGCTTCATACCAGTAAATGGCCCTCCCTATAACCCTTCTGTTTCAGTGGGAAATCTTGGAATGAGTTATACACAGGAGGAGGCACATTCTTCAATGGCTCAACTTCCACCACAAACACAGGATCCTCACGATCCTAGCAATAGTATAGGTCTTGGGTCCCTGCACTCATTGTCAGCAGCTTTCGCAAGTAGTCTAAGCACAACCACCACCCTACCACGTTTTCATCAAGCTTTCCAATAG
- the PLAG1 gene encoding zinc finger protein PLAG1 isoform X2 produces MATHSPEKTHKCNYCEKMFHRKDHLKNHLHTHNPNKEAFKCEECGKNYNTKLGFKRHLALHAATSGDLTCKVCLQTFESTGVLLEHLKTHAGKSSGGVKEKKHQCEHCDRRFYTRKDVRRHMVVHTGRKDFLCQYCAQRFGRKDHLTRHMKKSHNQELLKVKTEPMDLLDPFTCNVSVPIKDELLPVMSLPSSELTSKPFTNTLQLNLYNTQIQSMQSSASAHQMVTTSLPLGMPCPIDMESVHPSHQLSLKYPLSSTSYAISMPEKEQPLKGEIESYLMELQSGIPSSSQDSQASSSKLGLDPQVGPLDDGSGEVSLSKSSVSISEPLNTQPLDFSQLFSFIPVNGPPYNPSVSVGNLGMSYTQEEAHSSMAQLPPQTQDPHDPSNSIGLGSLHSLSAAFASSLSTTTTLPRFHQAFQ; encoded by the coding sequence ATGGCTACTCATTCTCCTGAGAAAACCCACAAGTGTAATTATTGTGAGAAAATGTTTCACCGAAAAGATCACCTAAAGAATCACCTACATACACACAATCCCAACAAAGAGGCCTTTAAGTGTGAAGAATGTGGAAAGAACTACAATACCAAGCTTGGGTTTAAGCGTCACCTGGCTTTGCATGCTGCAACAAGCGGTGACCTCACCTGTAAGGTATGTTTGCAGACATTTGAAAGCACGGGAGTGCTGCTGGAGCACCTAAAAACTCATGCAGGCAAGTCATCGGGTGGAGTAAAGGAGaaaaagcaccagtgtgaacacTGTGATCGTCGGTTCTACACCCGAAAGGATGTCCGTAGACACATGGTAGTGCACACTGGAAGAAAGGACTTCCTCTGTCAGTATTGTGCACAGAGATTCGGGCGGAAAGATCACCTAACACGCCATATGAAGAAAAGTCACAACCAAGAACTTTTGAAGGTCAAAACAGAGCCAATGGACCTTCTAGATCCCTTTACCTGCAATGTTTCTGTGCCTATAAAGGATGAGCTGCTTCCAGTGATGTCTTTACCTTCCAGTGAGCTGACATCAAAGCCATTTACAAACACTTTGCAATTGAATCTCTACAACACTCAAATTCAGTCCATGCAGAGTTCTGCGTCTGCACACCAAATGGTCACCACATCATTACCCTTGGGAATGCCTTGTCCAATAGATATGGAGTCTGTCCACCCATCTCACCAGCTATCTTTGAAATATCCACTCAGTTCTACCTCATATGCAATTTCTATGCCTGAAAAAGAACAGCCATTGAAAGGGGAAATTGAAAGTTACTTAATGGAGTTGCAAAGTGGTATACCTTCTTCATCCCAGGATTCTCAAGCATCTTCATCTAAATTAGGGTTGGATCCTCAAGTAGGGCCACTAGATGATGGATCTGGGGAGGTTTCCCTTTCTAAAAGCTCTGTTTCCATTAGTGAACCTCTAAATACCCAACCGTTGGACTTTTCTCAGTTGTTCAGCTTCATACCAGTAAATGGCCCTCCCTATAACCCTTCTGTTTCAGTGGGAAATCTTGGAATGAGTTATACACAGGAGGAGGCACATTCTTCAATGGCTCAACTTCCACCACAAACACAGGATCCTCACGATCCTAGCAATAGTATAGGTCTTGGGTCCCTGCACTCATTGTCAGCAGCTTTCGCAAGTAGTCTAAGCACAACCACCACCCTACCACGTTTTCATCAAGCTTTCCAATAG